CGATGGTCTTGCCGCGGATCGCTTGGCCGTCCATCGCGGCGATCGCCGTCAGCGACAGGGCGCCGGCCGGCTCCAGCACGACGCCCTCGACATTCAGCATTTCCTGAATGGTGACGCAGATGGCGTTCTCCGGCATGAGTTGCACCTGCTCGGTCGGAAAATCGCGAAGAGCGGCGAAATTCAGGTCGCCGATGCGGGCGACAGCAGCGCCATCGACGAAATTGTCGACCTTGGCAAGCGTCGTCACCTTGCCTGCCTCGATGCTGCGCTTAAGACTCGGCGCGCCTGCTGGTTCGGTGAAGACAAAAGCAGATTTCGGCACGGTGCCGTCGAGATAGCCGGTGATGCCGGCGGCCAGTCCACCGCCGCCAACCGGCAGGACGACCATGTCGGGCACGGTTCCTTCCGGCAACTGCTGCATGATTTCGGCGGCGACGGTTGCCTGGCCTTCGATGATGTCGGCATGGTCGAAGGGCGGCACCATGACACCGCCGACCGCTTCAACATGTTCTCGGGCGGCCTGGTAGCATTGGTCGAAGAAGTCGCCGAACAGGCGGATGGTGATGAATTCGGCGCCGAACATGCGGGTCTTGTCGATCTTCTGCTGCGGTGTCGTCACCGGCATGAAGACGACGCCCGGCACGCCGAAATGGCGGCAGACAAAGGCAAAGCCCTGGGCGTGGTTGCCGGCCGAGGCGCAGACGAAGGTCTTGCCGGCAGCACCCTGCCCGATCGCCTTGCGGAAGAAATTGAAGGCGCCGCGGATCTTGTAGGAGCGCACCGGCGACAGATCCTCGCGCTTCAGCCAGATATCGGCTCCGTAGCGGGCCGACAGATGGTCGTTGAGCTGTAGCGGCGTTGCCGGAAACAGGCTGCGCATTGCCTCTTCGGCGCTTTCGACATCAAGTCTCGTCACGGGCGTGGTCCATTCTCATGAGTAGCCGCTGCCGCTATGGCACAGGCCAACCGGCAAAAGAAAGCCCGTTTCGGCCATTTCCGGTTCTCTCTCGGGAAAGCCTTTCTTAAGCCAATCGCGAAATCGGCGGCAGATGAACTGATTTTAACTGTCAATGAAAAGCCAAGCCACTAATATGAAGCCATGATGATCTTCAAATTTGCAAGGCCGCTCGCCTGGCTGCTACTCGCCCTCATCCTCTTCGTCACGGTTTCGCCGATCGGGCTGAGGCCGGAAACGGTCACGACGGTCGATACCGACCGCGGGGGCGCCTTTGTTCTCGTCGGCCTCGCCTTCGCGCTCGCCTATCCGAAACAGTGGAAGATGGTGGCGGTGCTGCTGATTGCCGGTGCAGTCGCCATCGAATATCTGCAGTATCTCACACCAACACGCCATCCGCGCCTGCACGATGCCGGCATCAAGGCGGCGGGCGCAGCCCTCGGGCTGCTGGCTGGCTGGCTGATCAACAGGTGGCGCGAGACCAAAGCGCCAAACGCGCTTCCGCTCACAGAGCGATGAACACTATCAGAACAGACCGCATAGTCCCGAAAATCGAATTCGGCATCTGTCCAGATCGAAAGTAATAGAGCGTCCTTAGCGCGTCTTCTTGGACGCGCTAAGGACGCTCTAGAAACCGCGCAAATGCATTGCCCAGAAGAACAGCGGTATCGCGGCTATCGCAGTCCCCAGAACAAGTGCAACACTGGTCTTGAAGATGCGGATGCGCCGAACCTTAGTCCCATTCCAATCGTAAACCATCGTCTTACTCCCACAAGACAACCCTTACTTAACTGTCGCGGCGCAATCGTTACGCCGGAAATTCCTTTGTCAAGCGATAACTTGCTTTTATGCACAATATACAAGCAGATTCAATACAGGCATATTCAAACAGGATTATGAAGGTGGTGCGGGCGACGGGGGTCGAACCCGTACAGCCAAGGCCGAGGGATTTTAAGTCCCTTGCGTCTACCAGTTTCGCCACGCCCGCTTGCGGCATTTTCAATATCTTGCGTCATGGGCGATGGGAAGAGCCGCGAGGCGTAAAAATCATGCCTGTTTTGCCGGCAGCACCGACGAATGATCGGCGAGGCATTCCCTCCCGAAAGCCCTCGCCGATGAAGGCTGCCCAGACTGTCGTGGGAAAAAACAGAAAAGGCGCGGCGAGCCCCATGCCCGCCGCGCCTTTATCATTCCAGCGTCAAAGATCAGGCGAGCTTGGCAGCAAGCTTGGCAACGTGGGCGCCCTGGTATTTCGCGCCTTCCAGCTCGATCTCGGAAGGCTGGCGCGAGCCGTCGCCGTTAGTGATGGTGGAGGCGCCGTAGGGCGAGCCGCCCTTGACTTCCTCGGTGCCCATCTGGCCCTGGAAGGCATAAGGCAGGCCGGCAACGACCATGCCCTGGTGCAGGAAGGTCGGGATGAAGCCGAGGATGGTCGATTCCTGGCCGCCGTGCTGGGTGGCCGAAGAGGTGAAGACCGAACCGAGCTTGCCGACGAGTTTGCCCGCGAACCAGAGGCCGCCCGTCTGATCCCAGAAATTGCGCATCTGCGAGGCGACCGTGCCGAAGCGGGTGCCGGCGCCGACGATGATCGCGTCATAGTCCGCCAGTTCGTCGACGGTGGCAATCGGAGCGGCTTGGTCGACCTTGTAATAGGAAGCCTTGGCGACGTCTTCCGGAACCAGTTCCGGAACGCGCTTGACAGTGACCTCGGCACCGGCCGACTTCGCGCCTTCGGCGACCGCATAGGCCATGGTTTCGATATGGCCATAAGCCGAATAATAAAGGACGAGAACCTTCGCCATCTTCTATCTTCCTTGAAACATCGGGTTGAATTTCGTGCCCGACGCGATTTCTATCAGCGCGTCTGGGCGAACACAGCCCTGCCCTCAAGAACTCAGTGTTCACCACCCGGAGACGAAAATTCGCTTGCGATTTTCATTTCGGCAAAAATGACGCATCGCCCGAATTAAGGAGTTAGCGCATGATGTCGTCCGAAAATCGCCTGCACTTTTCGGCATCATGCTCTGGTGTTTGCAAAGCGAGCGAACGGCGCTACCTATTCACCAGCCTCAGATCACGGAACATCTCATGAGCCAAGACATCGTCGTCACCGCCGCCATGCTCGCCATCGGCGACGAACTTCTCTCCGGCCGCACCAAGGATAAAAATATCGGCCACCTCGCCGATTTGCTGACGCTTTCCGGCATCGACCTCAAGGAAGTGCGCATCGTCGCCGACGACGAGGACGCGATCGTCGAGGCGTTGAACGCGCTTCGCGGCAAATATGATTACGTCTTCACCTCGGGCGGCATCGGGCCGACGCATGACGACATCACCGCCGATGCTATCTCCAAGGCTTTCGGCGTGCCCTGCGAATACGACGAAACAGCAATGACGCTGCTTGCCGAGATGTACCGCCGCCGCGAGATGGAATTCACCGAGGCGCGCCAGCGCATGGCGCGCATGCCACGCGGGGCCGTCCATATTGCCAATCCGGTCTCGACGGCTCCTGGCTTCATCATCGGCAATGTCCATGTCATGGCCGGCGTGCCGCAGGTGTTCCAGGCGATGGTCGACAATGTGCTGCCGATGCTTCGAACAGGCACGCCGGTGCTTTCGCTCGCTATCGCCTGCCCTTACGGCGAAGGCGAGATCGGCACGCCCTTGACCGCGATCCAGAAGGCACATCCGGACACCAGCATCGGTTCCTACCCGCGCTATATTGGCCAGAAATTTTCGACCGAGATCGTCGTGCGCGGCCGCTCGCAGGCGGCAATCGATGCGGCCGGCGCCGAGGTGCAGGCGATGATCGACTCCATCCGCCAAAGGAAGGACATCGCCGAAAACCATTCCGCCGAGGCTTGAGGGCAACGCCGGAACTCAAGGCCATCCTTGATCCCGATCAAGGAACAGGCGAACGGTCCGGCGCATTCCTTCCCTCGCGCAAGCCATTTCAGCGCAAGGAGAATTGATATGTCTTACAAAACCATTCTCGCCATTCTCGATACATCCGACAATAGTTCTGCGGTTGCCGATTTCGCCTTTGCCATCGCCGCCGAAAGCGGCGCCCATGTGATCGGCCTGCATGCCGAAATCATCTCCGCCGTGCCGCTGGTCGCGCCGATGGAAATTCCCGATCCCGTTGCCGTGCAGGCGCTGCAGGACATGGCGCACAGTGAAACGATTGCGGTTGAGCGCATCTTCAGGGCCAAAGCGGAGGCATCCGGCGCCTCCTTCGAATGGCGCAGCTTTGCCACATCAACCGGATACGGCTCCGCCCCGCTGATCGAAAGTGCGCGCAGCGCCGACCTCCTGATCGCCTCGCAGGCCGACCCGGCCAAACCTTCCGACAGCCACGTCGACGTCGACAGTTTCCTTTTCGAAACCGGCCGGCCGGTGCTGATAATCCCCTATATCATCCGCCAGCCGAAGCCGATCAAGCGCGTGCTGATCGCCTGGAACGGCTCGAAGGAGGCGGCGCGCGCGACCTTCGACGCACTGCCGATCCTCAAAGCCGCCGACGAGGTGGAGATCTTTTCGGTCGATCCGGCCGACACGGCGCTGCAATCGCCGCTGACCGCTGGCGCCGACATCGCCGCGACGCTGGCACGTCATGGCGTGAAGGCGACGCTTTCGACGGCCCAGAGTGTGGATAAGAGCGCATCGCATGTCATCGAGAACCGGCTTTCGGACAGCAGCATCGATCTTCTCGTCATGGGCGCCTATACGCATTCCTGGCTCTGGCAGATGATCTTCGGCGGCACGACGAAGACCCTGCTGCAATCGATGACGGCGCTGACCCTGTTATCGCGTTGATTGGCTGCTCTTGCCTTTTGCCGGCAAATCCCGCTAATTGCGGCGACCGATGACAGCTTCGAGCCTCGGCCCCATCTCGCGCAGTTCCGGCTGCGCGATTTGCGTTTTGCCAATCGCCGCTTCAAGCCCATCCGGTCGCCGGCAAACGGCGTGTCGTTTTTTCATGCCGCGGAGCAGCCCAATGTCCCTTCCCGATAAAGCCTTTCCCGTTTCCTGGGATCAGTTCCACCGCGATGCGCGCGCCCTTGCCTGGCGGCTTGCCGGCTTGAATCAGACGTTCAAGGCGATCGTCTGCATCACCCGCGGCGGCCTCGTTCCGGCTGCGATCATCTCGCGCGAGCTGAACATCCGGCTGATCGAGACCGTCTGCGTCGCTTCCTATCATGACTATGTGAACCAGGGCGACATGGTGCTGCTCAAGGGAATCGCGCCCGAACTTATGGAGAATGGCGGCGAAACCGTGCTGGTCGTCGACGATCTGACCGATACCGGCAAGACCGCCGCACAGGTGCGCACCATGCTGCCGAAGGCACATTTCGCCTGCGTCTACGCCAAGCCGAAGGGCGTGCCGACCGTCGACACTTTCATCACCGAGGTCAGCCAGGATACCTGGATCTACTTCCCCTGGGACATGGGCTTCACCTATCAGGAGCCGATCGCCAAGGGCGCAGGCTGATCGCCACCGATCACGGCGCGCACCCCTCGTATTTACCACTTGAAATTGTTCCAGATTTTGTCAGCGAGGTTTCCTGAATCCGCTATCGGGATCTGCACATCTATTTTATCTTTTACTCATAGACTGCTGTCTAATTCCTTCAATCGGAATCGATTCAAGGATGAAATTATGCAGCAATTCAAAGTGATACAGCGTCCTTTGCGGCTCTCGAAAAGACGCGCGGCGCTGCAGGGCGTGCGAATCGTGTCAAATTGCGCTTAAAGCGTGCAACGATCGATACGGTACAAGGAAACAAGATGGCGCGGTGGGGGCATGTAAGAGCGGTTGTGACTGCCGGGCTGGCGGCCTTTCTGTTGCCGCTGGCGCCTGTCCGCGCTGAACCTGCCTATATTCCCCTCGTGCGGGACTATGTCGAGAAGCGGATCCGGCCAATAGTGGAAACGCCATTGGTGCTGAAAGCCATTGCCGAGCAGAACGCGAAATTCGGCGATGTCAGCGAAATGGATATGCGGGTGCTCGACGAGACCTACCGGTCGGAGGTCGATCAGCACCACCTGCATATGGTCAAGCTGCTGCTCGACAAATCCGTGTCGCATTACCTGAAAGCCAAGCAGGACGCCTCGCAGGGCGCGATCATCGAATTTTTCGTCACCGACAGCCACGGGCTGAATGTCGGGCAGAGCACCATCACCGCCGACTATTGGCAGGGCGACGAGGAGAAATATCTCAGAACCTTCGCCAACAGCTCCCGGGAGATCTTCATCGACCGGGCCGAACGCAACGACTCCACCCAGAATCTGGAAACGCAGGCGAGCTTCGTCGTGATGGACGAAGAGAACAGGCCGATTGGCGTCGCCATCGTCACCATCGCCATCGATGCGCTTTAAAGCTCTTATTGCACCGGCGAATCGCCATGCGCATTTGGGCCGGAAATGCCATCACAAGATTTGCCGCAGGACGCTTTTTTGCCGTTCAGACCTTTTCCTTAGCCGGCAACTCCTGCAAGCCATTGTAATATCAGCGCTCCCCGGCTTTCCCCAATCTCCACAGGCGCATCCACAACATGTTGTGGTTAGCAATCAATTAAAAGCCAGCCCTTGACGGAATCAGCTGTTTCAAACTTTACTGATCCTGATGTTGCGGCGGCGACAGGACCGGAGGTAACGAGCCCGGTTCCCTTTTGAAAATTAGGACGCGGAATCAGGGCGATGGACCGGGAACGGTTCATGCCCGACAGGATTTCTGCGAGGTTTTCAGCCTCCAAAAAAAGTGACATTGGGACTGGCGATAATAAGCTGTTAATACTATATTTAGTGTTTGCAGCCACCATCACCACAAGATACAGGAAGATCATCTCCGGATGACACCCCTGTCACGATACGGAAACGAGACTGGCTGCGCGACGACAAAGTGCCGCCGGATAGGAATTTTGCGCCGAGGTCGCGGGGACCGGGCGCCAACACGAGGTCAAGACCATGCGCATCGAACGTCGTTTCACAAAGGCCGGCCAAGGCGCCTATGCGGATATCGAATTCCGCAAGGCGACGAGCGAGATCAAGAACCCCGACGGTTCGATCGTGTTCCGCCTCGAGAACATCGACGTTCCCGCGCAGTTCTCCCAGGTCGCGACCGACGTTCTGGCGCAGAAGTATTTCCGCAAGGCCGGCGTTCCCACCCGGCTGAAGAAGGTCGAGGAAAACGATGTTCCTTCTTTCCTGTGGCGCTCCGTTCCCGACGATGCTGCGCTGAAGACCCTGTCTAAGGACGAGCAGACCGGCTCCGAAATCGATGCGCGCCAGGTCTTCGACCGTCTTGCCGGCACCTGGACCTATTGGGGCTGGAAGGGCGGATATTTCTCCTCCGAGGAAGATGCCTCGGCCTTCAAAGACGAGCTTGCCTATATGCTCGCCACCCAGCGCGTCGCCCCGAACTCGCCGCAGTGGTTCAACACCGGCCTGCACTGGGCCTATGGCATTGACGGCCCCGGCCAAGGCCATTTCTACGTCGATCCCTTCACCGGCAAGCTGACCAAGTCGAAGTCGGCCTACGAACACCCGCAGCCGCATGCTTGCTTCATCCAGTCTGTCGAGGACGATCTCGTCAACGAAGGCGGCATCATGGACCTCTGGGTGCGTGAAGCGCGCCTGTTCAAATACGGCTCCGGCACCGGCTCCAATTTCTCGATGCTGCGTGGCGAAGGCGAAAAGCTTTCCGGCGGCGGCCGCTCCTCCGGCCTAATGAGCTTCCTGAAGATCGGCGACCGCGCCGCCGGCGCCATCAAATCGGGCGGCACGACGCGCCGCGCCGCCAAGATGGTGGTCGTCGACATCGACCATCCCGATATCGAGGAATACATCAACTGGAAGGTCAAGGAAGAGCAGAAGGTTGCGGCTCTCGTGACCGGCTCGAAGGTTGTCGCCAAGCATCTGAAGGCGATCATGAAGGCCTGCTTCAATTGCGAAGGCGGCGACAACGGCGATTGCTACGACCCCACCAAGAACCCTGCCCTGAAGCGCGAAATTCGCGCCGCCAAAAAGGACCAGGTTCCCGAGAACTATGTCCAGCGCGTCATCCAGTTCGCCCGC
The nucleotide sequence above comes from Rhizobium indicum. Encoded proteins:
- the ilvA gene encoding threonine ammonia-lyase codes for the protein MTRLDVESAEEAMRSLFPATPLQLNDHLSARYGADIWLKREDLSPVRSYKIRGAFNFFRKAIGQGAAGKTFVCASAGNHAQGFAFVCRHFGVPGVVFMPVTTPQQKIDKTRMFGAEFITIRLFGDFFDQCYQAAREHVEAVGGVMVPPFDHADIIEGQATVAAEIMQQLPEGTVPDMVVLPVGGGGLAAGITGYLDGTVPKSAFVFTEPAGAPSLKRSIEAGKVTTLAKVDNFVDGAAVARIGDLNFAALRDFPTEQVQLMPENAICVTIQEMLNVEGVVLEPAGALSLTAIAAMDGQAIRGKTIVAVVSGGNFDFERLPDVKERALRYAGLKKYFILRLAQRPGALRDFLNLLGPDDDIARFEYLKKSARNFGSILIGIETKAPENFARLIGNFEAAGMGYEDITENEILANLII
- a CDS encoding VanZ family protein, producing MMIFKFARPLAWLLLALILFVTVSPIGLRPETVTTVDTDRGGAFVLVGLAFALAYPKQWKMVAVLLIAGAVAIEYLQYLTPTRHPRLHDAGIKAAGAALGLLAGWLINRWRETKAPNALPLTER
- the wrbA gene encoding NAD(P)H:quinone oxidoreductase type IV, whose translation is MAKVLVLYYSAYGHIETMAYAVAEGAKSAGAEVTVKRVPELVPEDVAKASYYKVDQAAPIATVDELADYDAIIVGAGTRFGTVASQMRNFWDQTGGLWFAGKLVGKLGSVFTSSATQHGGQESTILGFIPTFLHQGMVVAGLPYAFQGQMGTEEVKGGSPYGASTITNGDGSRQPSEIELEGAKYQGAHVAKLAAKLA
- a CDS encoding competence/damage-inducible protein A gives rise to the protein MSQDIVVTAAMLAIGDELLSGRTKDKNIGHLADLLTLSGIDLKEVRIVADDEDAIVEALNALRGKYDYVFTSGGIGPTHDDITADAISKAFGVPCEYDETAMTLLAEMYRRREMEFTEARQRMARMPRGAVHIANPVSTAPGFIIGNVHVMAGVPQVFQAMVDNVLPMLRTGTPVLSLAIACPYGEGEIGTPLTAIQKAHPDTSIGSYPRYIGQKFSTEIVVRGRSQAAIDAAGAEVQAMIDSIRQRKDIAENHSAEA
- a CDS encoding universal stress protein → MSYKTILAILDTSDNSSAVADFAFAIAAESGAHVIGLHAEIISAVPLVAPMEIPDPVAVQALQDMAHSETIAVERIFRAKAEASGASFEWRSFATSTGYGSAPLIESARSADLLIASQADPAKPSDSHVDVDSFLFETGRPVLIIPYIIRQPKPIKRVLIAWNGSKEAARATFDALPILKAADEVEIFSVDPADTALQSPLTAGADIAATLARHGVKATLSTAQSVDKSASHVIENRLSDSSIDLLVMGAYTHSWLWQMIFGGTTKTLLQSMTALTLLSR
- the gpt gene encoding xanthine phosphoribosyltransferase, translated to MSLPDKAFPVSWDQFHRDARALAWRLAGLNQTFKAIVCITRGGLVPAAIISRELNIRLIETVCVASYHDYVNQGDMVLLKGIAPELMENGGETVLVVDDLTDTGKTAAQVRTMLPKAHFACVYAKPKGVPTVDTFITEVSQDTWIYFPWDMGFTYQEPIAKGAG